A genomic window from Leptolyngbya sp. BL0902 includes:
- a CDS encoding HAD family hydrolase, with product MDYPIIATDYDGTLATEGIVDEATLSALERYRRHGGHLMLVTGRQLDDLLRVFPHSHWFEGIVAENGAVFYQPQRDRVQLLADPFPPILVETLREAGVEPLSQGQVIVATWEPHGDTVRRTLQDLGLGATVILNKRAIMILPQGVDKASGLAAALAALDLAHLPIVGIGDAENDRSLLQACTQGVAVANALPALKAIADYTTQHERGAGVQDVIQRLIENRF from the coding sequence ATGGACTACCCCATCATCGCCACAGACTACGATGGCACCCTGGCTACGGAGGGGATCGTGGATGAGGCGACCCTGTCTGCCCTAGAACGCTACCGCCGCCACGGTGGCCACCTGATGTTGGTGACGGGGCGACAGTTGGATGATCTGTTGCGGGTGTTTCCCCATAGCCATTGGTTTGAGGGCATTGTGGCAGAAAATGGCGCGGTTTTCTACCAGCCCCAGCGGGATCGGGTGCAGCTTTTAGCCGATCCCTTTCCGCCCATTCTCGTAGAAACACTTAGAGAGGCTGGCGTTGAGCCCCTCAGCCAAGGCCAGGTGATTGTCGCCACCTGGGAGCCCCACGGCGACACAGTACGGCGCACCCTTCAAGACCTAGGTCTAGGGGCAACGGTGATTCTAAACAAGCGGGCCATCATGATTTTGCCCCAGGGCGTGGATAAGGCCAGTGGCTTGGCCGCAGCCTTGGCGGCACTGGATCTCGCCCATCTACCCATCGTGGGCATTGGCGATGCCGAAAATGACCGCAGCCTGCTCCAAGCCTGCACCCAAGGGGTAGCCGTAGCCAACGCCTTACCCGCCCTCAAGGCCATTGCCGACTACACCACCCAACACGAACGAGGCGCTGGTGTCCAAGACGTCATCCAGCGCCTCATCGAAAATCGCTTTTAG
- a CDS encoding metallophosphoesterase: MRPLWVGPLTLETVTVPICDLPSALVGTRIAQLSDLHYDGQRLTLPLLQAAIAQVNALQADLVTLTGDFITRSPAPVAELADYLGQLQGRCGVLAVLGNHDNHSPKHRSKVLEELRRVGIQTLWNEVVYPLGPDFPVVGLAELWAKDFLPSVLGQVPPHLPRLVLAHQPDTADTLTPWRVDLQLSGHTHGGQIVVPKLGIVPAWVERWEKGLATVLPFPKLKRRAAQAIRHWDWASGLHPVTCNPITPSWIYVNRGLGTYSPGRWRCPPEVTLLTLVRHP; the protein is encoded by the coding sequence ATGCGTCCCCTGTGGGTTGGCCCCTTAACTTTAGAAACCGTCACCGTTCCGATTTGCGATTTGCCCTCAGCCCTAGTCGGCACCCGCATCGCCCAACTTTCCGACCTGCACTACGACGGCCAGCGGCTCACCCTGCCCCTGCTGCAAGCGGCCATTGCCCAGGTAAACGCCCTCCAGGCGGATTTAGTCACGCTCACGGGGGACTTCATCACCCGCAGCCCTGCCCCCGTGGCCGAACTGGCCGACTACCTAGGCCAACTCCAGGGCCGCTGCGGGGTATTGGCGGTGCTGGGCAACCACGATAACCATTCCCCTAAACACCGATCTAAAGTGCTGGAAGAACTGCGGCGCGTCGGCATTCAAACGCTGTGGAACGAGGTGGTCTATCCTCTGGGGCCAGACTTTCCGGTGGTGGGTCTGGCGGAACTGTGGGCCAAGGACTTTTTGCCCTCGGTGCTGGGTCAAGTGCCACCGCACCTACCGCGCCTGGTGTTGGCCCATCAGCCGGATACCGCAGATACGCTAACCCCTTGGCGGGTAGATCTCCAGCTTTCTGGCCACACCCACGGGGGCCAAATTGTGGTGCCCAAGCTTGGTATCGTACCCGCCTGGGTAGAGCGCTGGGAAAAAGGGCTCGCCACAGTGCTACCGTTCCCCAAACTCAAGCGCAGAGCCGCCCAGGCCATCCGCCATTGGGACTGGGCCTCTGGGCTTCACCCTGTCACCTGCAACCCAATCACCCCCAGTTGGATCTACGTCAACCGAGGGCTAGGCACCTATTCACCAGGGCGCTGGCGCTGTCCACCGGAGGTAACGCTGCTCACCTTGGTGCGCCACCCCTAG
- a CDS encoding FAD-dependent oxidoreductase has translation MPVTITQRNGLFNDAAFTRPGAGEELTRSILVVGGATAAYTTALMALRLNWDVCLVQPQALVGGQFTAQALPASDDGDLLRDKATLQTLDGEQFAISKAQREFRERQRELQPVAQRKVENPGGGWVSPLATTPVVAATAMNEALIPYLRDGRLTLIPFVEPVEVRLSTDGPRPKVTGVVCRDLQHGHTFTVYAAITVEATDLGDLLEVGHFPSRIGQEARHETGEAILPEESRPQCQQAITWDAVVEYAKPGQGVPIHPPEGYGQASWLDPLEFTANFWVKRSGQWQKREFLSDFGIFRYRRLYRAKAHDKTVHPGDVAVINWGTSSDPDRGVCCGNDYRPGCLVGVSREERQHHLHRARQRTQAYLHYLQSQDGIDLKTRGDLTWTPDGLALEPYIREARRGIALTTIRHEDVAEHFFPNRARARCFDDSVGIGQYHYLDFHPNDAQGHINLKGKDLVALPFTLPLGALVPADIDGLILSAKSIGTTHITNAAYRMHPVEWAIGEASGVLAAFTLQTGLNPRDLAQDERHIRKIQGLMARNGIPIFWFNDVAHDDPDFEAVQVMAAAGIIRSENAENLSFRPFATVSRAVVATALINVLKLPKSSPPQPTFKDVPPDHWAYDAIETLYAHGMVAGITTSRFDPDSPITREQLGFLVKRAMPTAYDQAFMRTPTDRQFLQRRELSRVLYEVLKGRLGI, from the coding sequence ATGCCTGTCACCATCACCCAGCGTAACGGTCTATTCAACGATGCCGCCTTTACCCGTCCTGGGGCAGGTGAAGAATTAACCCGATCTATTTTGGTAGTGGGGGGGGCCACAGCGGCCTATACCACCGCCCTAATGGCTCTGCGGCTGAATTGGGATGTCTGCCTCGTGCAGCCCCAGGCCCTGGTAGGTGGTCAGTTTACGGCCCAGGCGTTGCCCGCGTCTGACGATGGCGATTTATTGCGGGACAAGGCCACCCTACAAACCCTGGATGGAGAGCAGTTTGCCATCTCCAAGGCGCAGCGAGAATTTCGAGAACGCCAGCGGGAACTTCAGCCCGTGGCCCAGCGCAAGGTCGAGAATCCGGGGGGCGGCTGGGTGAGCCCCCTGGCGACAACCCCGGTGGTGGCAGCAACGGCGATGAATGAGGCACTCATCCCCTACCTGCGAGATGGCCGACTGACCCTGATTCCCTTTGTGGAACCTGTGGAGGTGCGGCTGTCCACCGATGGCCCCCGGCCCAAGGTGACGGGGGTGGTCTGTCGCGATCTCCAGCACGGCCATACCTTTACCGTCTACGCAGCCATCACGGTGGAAGCCACCGACCTGGGCGATCTGCTGGAGGTAGGGCATTTCCCCTCCCGCATCGGGCAAGAGGCTCGCCACGAAACTGGAGAAGCGATTTTGCCGGAGGAGTCCCGCCCCCAGTGCCAGCAGGCGATTACCTGGGATGCCGTGGTGGAATATGCAAAACCCGGTCAGGGCGTCCCCATCCATCCGCCGGAGGGCTATGGACAGGCTAGTTGGCTCGACCCCCTGGAGTTCACGGCCAACTTTTGGGTAAAGCGCAGCGGTCAATGGCAAAAACGAGAATTTTTGAGTGATTTTGGCATTTTTCGCTATCGCCGCTTGTATCGGGCCAAGGCCCACGACAAAACGGTGCACCCAGGGGATGTGGCCGTGATTAACTGGGGCACCTCCAGCGATCCGGATCGGGGCGTTTGCTGCGGCAACGACTACCGCCCCGGATGCCTCGTGGGGGTGAGCCGAGAGGAACGCCAGCATCACCTGCATCGGGCACGGCAGCGCACCCAAGCCTACCTGCACTACCTGCAAAGCCAGGATGGCATTGACCTCAAAACCAGGGGCGACCTCACCTGGACGCCGGACGGCCTCGCCCTGGAACCCTACATCCGCGAAGCAAGGCGGGGTATTGCCCTCACCACCATTCGCCACGAGGATGTGGCCGAGCACTTCTTCCCCAACCGAGCCAGAGCCCGCTGTTTTGACGATTCCGTCGGCATTGGTCAATACCACTACCTCGACTTCCATCCTAACGATGCCCAGGGCCACATTAACCTCAAAGGCAAAGACTTGGTGGCCCTGCCCTTCACCCTGCCCCTAGGTGCCCTGGTACCAGCGGACATCGACGGCCTTATCCTCTCAGCCAAGAGCATCGGCACCACCCACATCACCAACGCCGCCTACCGAATGCATCCCGTGGAATGGGCGATTGGCGAAGCGAGCGGGGTCTTAGCGGCCTTTACCCTACAGACCGGGCTAAATCCGAGGGATCTGGCCCAGGACGAACGCCATATCCGCAAAATTCAGGGACTCATGGCCCGCAACGGCATTCCCATCTTCTGGTTCAACGATGTGGCCCACGATGACCCTGATTTTGAGGCCGTTCAGGTGATGGCGGCGGCAGGCATCATCCGCAGCGAAAACGCTGAAAACCTGAGCTTTCGGCCCTTTGCCACCGTCAGCCGAGCGGTGGTAGCCACGGCCTTGATCAACGTGCTCAAACTGCCCAAATCTAGCCCACCCCAGCCTACCTTTAAGGACGTGCCGCCCGACCACTGGGCCTACGACGCCATCGAAACCCTCTATGCCCACGGTATGGTGGCTGGTATCACCACCTCGCGCTTCGACCCCGATAGCCCCATTACCCGCGAACAGCTTGGCTTTTTGGTCAAACGCGCCATGCCCACCGCCTACGACCAAGCCTTCATGCGTACCCCCACGGATCGCCAATTTCTTCAGCGGCGGGAGCTTTCGCGGGTACTCTACGAAGTCCTAAAAGGGCGATTAGGAATCTAA
- a CDS encoding DODA-type extradiol aromatic ring-opening family dioxygenase, whose product MVDCLKTMAATIERPSAMVVVSAHWEAPYPTITSGSNPALIYDYNGFPKESYEIQYPCPGAPDLAKVIAECLIQAGFSAYLNDTRGFDHGLFVPLKMMYPSADIPCVQISLIKSLDPAAHIQLGRALQGLSDPSILVIGSGFSFHNMQAFFRSEASDEKAMNQAFEDWLIDTCSNLNLTEEERHQRLIQWDSAPSARYCHPREEHLIPLHVCYGFAESACTQTYALNILNKRASMYLWEVTG is encoded by the coding sequence ATGGTGGACTGTTTGAAAACCATGGCCGCAACGATTGAACGACCGTCGGCCATGGTCGTAGTCAGCGCCCACTGGGAAGCCCCCTATCCCACTATTACATCCGGTTCTAATCCGGCACTCATCTATGATTACAACGGGTTTCCGAAGGAATCCTACGAAATTCAGTATCCCTGCCCAGGTGCACCCGACCTGGCAAAGGTAATCGCTGAGTGCCTTATTCAGGCGGGCTTTTCGGCCTATCTGAACGACACCAGAGGCTTTGACCATGGCCTCTTTGTGCCCCTCAAAATGATGTATCCATCGGCGGATATTCCCTGTGTTCAAATATCTTTGATAAAGTCCCTAGATCCGGCAGCGCATATTCAGCTAGGCCGCGCCCTGCAAGGGTTGTCTGATCCGTCTATCCTGGTGATTGGATCGGGATTTTCCTTTCATAATATGCAGGCTTTTTTTCGGTCAGAAGCCAGCGATGAAAAGGCCATGAACCAAGCCTTTGAAGATTGGTTGATCGACACCTGCTCCAACCTCAATTTAACCGAAGAAGAACGCCATCAACGACTCATCCAATGGGATTCTGCCCCCTCTGCCCGCTATTGTCATCCAAGGGAAGAGCACTTGATTCCCCTCCATGTTTGCTATGGCTTTGCTGAATCGGCCTGTACCCAAACCTATGCATTAAATATCCTCAATAAACGCGCCAGTATGTATCTATGGGAGGTGACGGGTTAG
- the larE gene encoding ATP-dependent sacrificial sulfur transferase LarE yields MVAQKLEQLKVLFAEMDRALIAYSGGIDSTLVAKVAYDVLGDRALAVTANSPSLMPEDLEDARIQAATIGIAHEVVQTHELDNPNYASNPVNRCYFCKSELHDTLRPLALERGYPYVVDGVNADDLGDYRPGIQAAKERGARSPLAEIGITKLEVRQISQFLGLPWWDKPAQPCLSSRFPYGEEITLEKLHRVGRAERYLRDLGLRNLRVRSAGETARIEIPAEDIKDFVADHDLNALVNAFQGYGFTYVTLDLEGFRSGKLNQDLPLVKA; encoded by the coding sequence ATGGTGGCCCAAAAGTTAGAGCAACTAAAAGTCTTGTTTGCCGAGATGGATCGGGCCTTGATTGCCTACTCTGGTGGCATTGATAGCACCCTGGTGGCCAAGGTGGCCTACGATGTGCTGGGAGATCGCGCCCTGGCGGTAACAGCCAATTCCCCCTCCCTGATGCCGGAGGATTTGGAGGACGCCCGCATCCAGGCGGCAACCATCGGCATTGCCCACGAAGTTGTGCAAACCCACGAGCTAGACAACCCCAACTACGCCAGCAACCCGGTCAACCGCTGCTATTTTTGCAAAAGCGAACTCCACGACACCCTGCGGCCCCTGGCCCTGGAACGGGGTTATCCCTACGTGGTGGACGGGGTGAATGCCGATGATTTGGGGGACTATCGACCGGGCATCCAGGCGGCGAAGGAACGGGGGGCACGGTCGCCCTTAGCTGAGATCGGCATCACCAAGCTGGAGGTGCGGCAGATTTCCCAGTTTTTGGGTCTGCCCTGGTGGGATAAACCCGCCCAGCCCTGCCTCAGTTCCCGCTTTCCCTACGGCGAAGAAATCACCCTGGAAAAGCTGCACCGGGTGGGCCGAGCCGAGCGCTACCTGCGGGATTTGGGTCTGCGGAACCTGCGGGTTCGATCCGCCGGAGAAACGGCCCGCATTGAGATTCCGGCGGAAGACATCAAAGATTTTGTGGCCGATCACGACCTAAATGCCTTGGTCAACGCCTTCCAGGGGTATGGCTTCACCTATGTCACCCTAGACCTCGAAGGCTTCCGCAGCGGCAAACTCAACCAGGATCTCCCCCTTGTGAAGGCTTGA
- a CDS encoding glucokinase encodes MTYYLAGDIGGTKTILRLVDATAEASVHPHVKTCFEQRYSSQAYPDLVPMVKEFLHTVADQAGQPIQPVRACFAIAGPVVDNTSSLTNLAWSLEGDRLKEELGLERVELINDFEAVGYGVFGLEPDDLHTLQAGDYHPHAPVAILGAGTGLGQGFAIPHNERWQVFPSEGGHADFAPRSELEFQLLRYLIDKHHISRVSVERVVSGQGIVSIYQFLRDREFAHETPAVAEAITAWERQIGLKTKTIDPAAVIAQAAAEGHDRLCQKAMEIFVEAYGAEAGNLALKLLPYGGLYVAGGVAAKNLPLMTAGQFMDAFCHKGRMSSLLDNVPVHIVLNPQVGLIGAALKAAQS; translated from the coding sequence ATGACTTACTACCTCGCTGGCGACATTGGCGGTACCAAAACCATCCTTCGCCTGGTGGATGCCACGGCGGAAGCCTCTGTCCATCCCCACGTGAAAACCTGCTTTGAACAACGCTACTCCAGTCAGGCTTACCCTGACTTGGTGCCCATGGTGAAGGAATTTCTGCACACGGTGGCCGACCAGGCCGGACAGCCGATCCAACCCGTGCGGGCCTGCTTTGCCATCGCTGGCCCGGTGGTAGACAACACCTCCAGTCTCACCAATTTAGCCTGGTCGCTGGAGGGGGATCGGCTGAAGGAAGAGCTAGGTTTAGAGCGAGTTGAGTTGATCAACGACTTCGAGGCTGTGGGCTACGGCGTATTTGGCCTAGAACCCGACGACCTCCACACCCTCCAGGCAGGGGACTATCACCCCCATGCCCCGGTGGCCATTTTGGGCGCGGGCACGGGGCTAGGCCAAGGCTTTGCCATTCCTCACAACGAGCGCTGGCAGGTGTTTCCCTCCGAGGGTGGCCATGCGGACTTTGCCCCCCGCTCGGAACTGGAATTTCAACTGCTGCGCTACCTGATCGACAAGCACCACATCTCGCGGGTCTCGGTAGAGCGGGTGGTGTCGGGCCAGGGGATTGTCTCCATCTACCAATTTCTGCGAGATCGGGAATTTGCCCATGAAACCCCCGCCGTGGCCGAAGCCATCACCGCCTGGGAGCGCCAAATCGGCCTCAAGACCAAAACCATCGATCCCGCTGCCGTGATTGCCCAAGCCGCTGCCGAGGGTCATGATCGCCTCTGCCAAAAGGCGATGGAGATTTTTGTGGAGGCCTACGGGGCCGAAGCTGGAAACCTGGCTCTTAAGCTGCTGCCCTACGGCGGGCTGTACGTAGCCGGGGGGGTAGCCGCCAAAAACCTCCCTCTGATGACCGCTGGCCAGTTTATGGACGCCTTTTGTCACAAGGGTCGCATGAGTTCCCTGCTGGATAACGTCCCGGTTCACATTGTCCTCAACCCCCAAGTGGGGCTGATTGGAGCGGCCCTGAAGGCAGCGCAAAGCTAG
- a CDS encoding transposase gives MSSTTCLYDQVLSLLRQYSHRRDLRHLKALAWMVTALVCSGRLSLPEWEAYVPSRARQAQSTERRWQRFMSNHRVRIKSLYVPLALAAIHRWKGRRLYLALDTTVLWNRYCMIHLSVTCCGRAVPLLWRVLEHPSATVSAQRYLPMLRLAHRLLQAYPDVMLLADRGFANHDLLAWLSDSRWHYALRLPSDVVVHGPRRQPIEVGVLWPPKGEVRFYEGIGLWADGRWRCNLVLANVKGVKEPWAVITDEPPTLNTLWQYALRFRVEELFLDSKSGAFALESSGIRSAQALERLYLVAAVAILYGTTQGMAAQLDGLRSQVDPHWTRGISYLKIGLRWLRGVVNKGRPLLNPIPLLTVDPDPCFASKKAEARYYDRIWFSRIQSMRCQLPPWEAA, from the coding sequence ATGTCATCCACCACCTGTCTCTATGATCAAGTGCTGTCCTTGCTGCGTCAATATAGCCATCGTCGGGATTTACGGCACCTCAAAGCGCTGGCGTGGATGGTGACGGCGCTGGTGTGCAGTGGTCGGTTGAGCCTGCCGGAGTGGGAGGCCTATGTTCCCAGTCGCGCCCGCCAAGCGCAAAGCACCGAACGACGATGGCAACGGTTTATGAGCAATCACCGGGTGCGGATTAAAAGTCTGTACGTGCCCTTGGCGTTAGCGGCGATTCATCGGTGGAAAGGACGGCGACTCTACCTAGCCCTCGATACGACGGTGCTGTGGAATCGGTATTGCATGATTCACCTGTCCGTGACCTGTTGTGGGCGGGCGGTGCCCCTGCTGTGGCGGGTGTTAGAGCATCCTAGTGCCACGGTCAGTGCCCAACGGTATTTGCCGATGCTGCGCTTAGCCCATCGACTGTTGCAGGCTTATCCCGATGTGATGCTGTTAGCCGACCGAGGGTTTGCCAACCATGACCTGCTGGCGTGGCTCAGCGACAGTCGATGGCACTATGCTTTACGCTTGCCCAGTGATGTGGTGGTGCATGGCCCCCGCCGTCAGCCGATTGAGGTAGGTGTTCTGTGGCCCCCCAAGGGCGAAGTTCGTTTCTATGAGGGCATTGGCCTGTGGGCCGATGGGCGCTGGCGCTGCAACCTGGTTCTGGCTAACGTCAAAGGCGTTAAGGAGCCCTGGGCGGTCATCACCGATGAGCCGCCGACCCTCAATACCCTGTGGCAATATGCCCTCAGGTTCCGAGTTGAGGAACTGTTCCTCGATTCAAAATCCGGGGCCTTTGCCCTCGAATCTTCCGGCATCCGCTCCGCCCAAGCCCTCGAACGTCTCTACCTCGTCGCGGCAGTCGCCATCCTCTATGGCACCACCCAGGGCATGGCCGCTCAACTCGACGGTCTCCGCTCTCAGGTTGACCCTCATTGGACACGGGGCATCAGCTATCTCAAAATCGGCCTCCGCTGGCTTAGAGGGGTGGTCAACAAAGGGCGTCCGTTGCTCAACCCCATCCCCCTATTGACCGTTGACCCAGATCCCTGTTTTGCATCTAAAAAGGCAGAAGCCCGATATTATGACCGCATCTGGTTCTCTAGGATCCAGTCCATGCGCTGTCAGCTACCCCCTTGGGAGGCCGCATAA
- a CDS encoding FAD-binding domain-containing protein — MADLILFWHRRDLRLGDNLGLTAARERSAQVVGVFCLDPAILQGKDMAPARVAYMIGCLADLQHRYTQAGGQLLILQGDPRQQIPALAQALGTAAVYWNRDVEPYSRQRDKAVVEALKTVGVGFETVFWDQLLHAPGDVLTGSGQPYTVYGPFWKNWQRQAKQSPLPTPQGLQGLSATQQQAAQAVGCVPLPSAQDLGFLWDKGFPVEPGEQAALARLASFCDDDRRIGTYDDQRNFPAVEGTSGLSAALKFGAIGIRTLWAAAAEAYDRGRSDEARSNVQTWQQELAWREFYQHVLYFFPELADGPYRPQWKDFPWENNPDHFAAWCEGRTGYPIVDAAMRQLRETGWMHNRCRMIVASFLTKDLIINWQWGEQYFMQNLVDGDLAANNGGWQWSASSGMDPKPLRIFNPASQAQKFDPDADYIRQWVPELKSLDTQVLVTGKIPAQVCRRIGYPVPIVDHKVQQAIFKDKYKAQKGA, encoded by the coding sequence ATGGCAGATTTAATCCTTTTTTGGCATCGTCGCGATTTGCGCCTAGGGGATAACCTGGGCCTGACGGCGGCACGGGAACGCAGCGCCCAGGTGGTGGGGGTGTTCTGCCTCGATCCGGCCATTTTGCAAGGTAAAGACATGGCTCCGGCGCGAGTGGCCTACATGATTGGCTGTTTGGCCGACTTGCAGCACCGCTACACCCAGGCCGGAGGACAGCTTTTGATCCTCCAGGGCGACCCGCGCCAGCAAATTCCGGCCCTGGCCCAAGCCCTGGGAACCGCCGCCGTGTACTGGAACCGCGATGTAGAACCCTACTCTCGCCAGCGGGATAAGGCCGTGGTGGAAGCTCTCAAGACCGTCGGCGTAGGCTTTGAAACCGTCTTTTGGGATCAGCTCCTCCACGCACCGGGGGACGTTCTCACCGGATCTGGTCAGCCCTACACCGTCTACGGCCCCTTCTGGAAAAACTGGCAGCGACAGGCCAAGCAATCCCCACTGCCAACGCCCCAGGGGCTCCAAGGCTTGAGCGCCACCCAACAGCAGGCCGCTCAGGCCGTCGGGTGCGTTCCTCTGCCCAGCGCCCAAGATTTAGGGTTTCTGTGGGACAAGGGTTTTCCTGTGGAACCAGGAGAACAGGCGGCCCTGGCGAGGCTGGCCAGCTTTTGCGACGATGATCGCCGGATTGGCACCTACGACGACCAGCGCAATTTTCCAGCGGTGGAGGGCACCTCTGGCCTTAGTGCCGCGCTGAAGTTTGGGGCCATCGGCATTCGCACCCTGTGGGCCGCAGCCGCCGAAGCCTACGACCGAGGCCGCAGCGACGAAGCCCGCAGCAACGTGCAAACCTGGCAGCAAGAACTGGCATGGCGCGAGTTTTATCAGCACGTTCTCTACTTTTTTCCAGAACTGGCGGATGGCCCCTACCGCCCCCAGTGGAAAGATTTTCCTTGGGAGAACAACCCCGACCACTTTGCCGCCTGGTGCGAAGGCCGCACGGGCTACCCGATTGTGGATGCCGCCATGCGCCAGCTTCGAGAAACGGGCTGGATGCACAACCGCTGCCGCATGATTGTGGCTAGCTTTCTCACCAAAGACCTGATCATCAACTGGCAGTGGGGCGAACAATACTTTATGCAAAATCTCGTTGACGGCGATCTCGCGGCCAACAACGGCGGATGGCAATGGAGTGCCTCCAGCGGCATGGATCCCAAACCCCTCCGCATTTTTAACCCCGCCAGCCAAGCCCAAAAGTTTGACCCCGACGCCGACTACATCCGCCAGTGGGTGCCCGAACTCAAATCCCTAGACACCCAGGTGTTGGTAACGGGCAAAATTCCGGCCCAAGTTTGCCGACGCATCGGCTATCCCGTCCCCATCGTCGATCACAAGGTTCAGCAGGCTATTTTTAAGGACAAATACAAAGCCCAAAAGGGCGCTTAG